Genomic DNA from Campylobacter concisus:
GCTTTTTGGGACTAGTCCCAAAAAGCAAGTAAAATTTTACTCTTCACTACTGCTATTGAGAGCAAAAAAAGTATCAGTATGGATATTTTCAAATGCTGCTTTTAGCGAAGTAAAAAGCTTTGGATTTTCTTTTTCTAATGTTGCTAAAAGCTGTTTGGTTTCATATCTAGCATGCGGCATCTTCACGTCAAATCTCATTGCAGGGCATGCTTCATCGCCAATGACTCTTAATTCATTTTTGATAGCATTTTCGCGAAGCTGTCTCTCGCGAACGAAGATAAATGGCCTAATAACCGTGATTCCATTTTTTGCAGTATATTTTGGAGCAAGCGTCCTTAGTGCACCATTATATGTAAAGTTCATAAAAAAGCTCTCCGCTGCATCGTCTAAATGATGAGCAATCGCGAGTTTATTAAAACCATGTTTTAAGGCGTAAGTATAAAGATAACCTCTTCTCATACGAGAAAAGAAACTACAAAAACTGGAATTCTTACGGATTTTCTCTTTTGAAATCTCAAAGATTGAGCTATCTATCACTTCATGCTCTATTCCGTGCTCATTGCAATGCTTCGTAAGATAAGCGTAGTCCTCACCCATGCCGTAGCTTAGTGTTACTGCTTTAAACTCAAATTTCTCAGGTGTAACGTTTTGGATATGCTTTAGTACGTGAGCTAGTGCGAGGCTATCTTTACCACCGCTAAGACCAAGCAAGATCTTATCTCCGCCCTCTATCATCTTGTATCTGGCATTTGTCTGACCAACTTGCCTAAGAAGCCTTTTGCTAAGCTCTATCATAAATTTTCTACCATTTCAAGTATAAATTTTGCACTAACACTTGCTGAATCTTGCAAAAATTTATCAAAGTCAAACTCTGCTGCATCACCAGCTCCATCGCTGATAGCTCTTAGTATAAAAAATGGCACACCAAGTGTTTCGCAAACTAGTGCAACGCTAGCACCTTCCATCTCGGTAGCGCTCGCATTAAATATCTTTTTAATCCAAGCTTTCTTTTCATTATCGCAGATAAACTGATCTCCAGTCGCAATAATACCAGCACTTAAGCTCATATCTTTTTTATCGGCTATCTTTTTTGCCAGTTCGTTTAGTCCTTCATCGCTTTTGACAAATATACTTGTGCCTGGCACATAGCCATAAGGATGTCCAAAAGCCGTAATATCAAGATCATGCTGCACTAAGCTAGTAGCATAAAGCATATCGCCTATTTTTAGGCTCTCATCGAGTGAGCCAGCTACGCCAGTAAAGAGCAATTTTGAGGCCTTAAATTTTTCTATCATTAAAGTTGCTGTTATAGCTGCATTTACTTTGCCTATCTTTGAATAGGCAATGACTAGCTCTTTTCCTTTATAGTTTGCTAAGTAAAATTTATTATTTGCATATTGAACAGTTTTATATTCACCAACCATTTCAAGGATCGGTGTTATCTCCTCTTGCATAGCTCCAAGTATCGCTATCATCTCTTCTCCAAAATTTTCACAACTTCTTCAAGACTTGCCATATCAGTAATACTATAAGTTGGCTTTTCGGTAATTTTTTTATTGATACCCTTTAGCGTCGCAGCACCAAGCTCGATAAAACAATCAACATCATTTTCATGGTTTTTAATGCTTTGTTTATAGCAAACTGGTTTTATTAGCTGCTCTTTTAGCAGGACTAGCGCTTCACTTTTATCGGTATAAATTTTAGCATTTACATTTGAGACAACAGGAGAAAATTTGGCAGCCAAAGTACTCTCAAGCTCGCTTGCTAGTCTAACACTAGCTGGTTCAAGTATCGGACAATGGCTTGCTACTGACATATTTAAAAGCATTGCTCTTTTTGCGCCAGCTTCTTTAAATTTTGCTTCATAGCTAGCAAGATCGGCTCTTACACCAGCAACAACGATTTGTCCATCGCAGTTGTAGTTTGCAGCATAAATTTGTAAGCCTTCTTCTCTTGCTTTTTTACAAATTTCTTCAACCACTTCATCACTAAGTCCAAGAACTACCATCATGCCAGCATCTTTGCCAACGCAGGCTTCTTGCATAAATTTACCACGCAAATTTACAAGCCTAATCGCATCAATAAAATTAAATGCTCCACTAACTGCAAGAGCAGTAAATTCTCCAAGTGAGTGCCCAAGGCTAAATTCTGGTTTTTCTTTAATAAAATTTGAAAAAGCCAAATAAGTCATTAGTGAGTTTAAAACGATAGCTGGCTGAGTAAATTCTGTTTTATCCAACTTATCGTTTTGTGTAAATAAAAGCTCTTTGTAATCAATGCCAGTATCATTACAAGCATCATTTAAAAGTAATTTAGCAGTAGAAAAATTTTCGTAAAAGTCTTTTCCCATACCAATACTTTGCGAGCCTTGGCCCGCAAAAACAAAAGCAAATTTTTTCATTTTAGCTTCTTAGTGATGGTGATGTCCGTGTCCACCGCAACCGCAACCGCCATCCTCATGTCCGTATCCATGACCTCCGCAGCACTCATGTTCATGCTCATGATCGTGACCACCGCAACCGCAAGTATGAGCCCCAGCTACCATGCCTGTTGCTTTTTCATCTTCTGTCGCATCTCTAACTTCTAAAACTTCAACATTAAATAACAAATCTTTACCAGCATATGGGTGATTAAAATCAACTGTTACTTCGTCATCTTTGATCTCTTTAACAATAACACGAACGCTTGAGCCATCCTCATTTTGACCAAAAAGTTCCATTCCTTCATGTAAATCTATACCAGCAAACTGCTCTTTTGGTAACGACTGAATGGCTTCGTTATTATATTCACCACAACCCTCTGCTGCCTTTACGCTTATAGTTGCTCTTTCGCCTGATTTTAATTTGCTTACTTCTTTTTCAAGCTTTTCTATAATATGGCCATGCCCTGTTATAAACGAAATTTGGCCACCTTCTTGCATGTTTGACTCTAAAATTTCACCAGTATTGACATCTTTTAGTTCGTAAAACATAGTTATAACTTGATCTTTACTCACAATAATCTCCTTAGATTTGGTTTTTTGATTAATGTGGGATTATATCTAAAAAAGATTAAAATTTAGTTTCTATTGGGAGAGGCTTTGGCTTCTTTACTATCTGGATAACCGACTTTTAAAGCCTTATAAAATCTATTTGCACTTTGCGTGTCACCTATCTTATCAAAGCTTATAGCTGTGTGATATAGAAGTTTTGGTGTATAGTCAGCCTTATCTTCGTTCTGTATGCTTTTTTTATAGTATTGTATAGCTGTACTGTATGATTTTTGACTGTAAGCAACTTCACCTAAATAATAATTTGTTGCACCAGTTTTATAGCCTTTTTTATTTAAATATTCAAAATATTCAGCTGCTTCTGTGCTATTGCCAGAATTTAGAAGTTTAATGCCATCAGCCAAAATATCTTTATCGCTTTTTCCACTAAAATTTGAAGTTGGCTTACTTTGTTGTTTTGGATTTGCATTTTGCTTTGGTTGAGCAGCATTTTTATCCATTATTGCACCTAATTTATTTAAGGCAGCAGTAATATTTTTGTAGTTTTTGTCTTGTATATCTCTAGTTTCATCAACATAAGCCTTCAATGATGTCAAACTTACACCAGAATCACTTATGCCGCCATTTACCTTCGTTTCTATATCATTTATTCTTTGCTCAAGCTTATTCATTCTAGCACTCATGCTCTCAATCAAGCTTTGCAAACCTTGAAGTTGTTCTAAAACATTATTCATATTCTCTTCAATATTTTGAACGCTTCGCTTATTATTTAAGGTAACTTTTTCATTATCAGTTAGACCATATGGATTCGCACTATCCATATTGCCTGCATCAAAAGCTGAAATCTCTTGGCCAGAGGTAATGGAGATAGTGGCTCCAATCAGAGCCACTATAATTAATTTTTTGTTCATTATTATTTAATTATAAATTATGGAAGTACT
This window encodes:
- a CDS encoding 5'-methylthioadenosine/adenosylhomocysteine nucleosidase; this encodes MIAILGAMQEEITPILEMVGEYKTVQYANNKFYLANYKGKELVIAYSKIGKVNAAITATLMIEKFKASKLLFTGVAGSLDESLKIGDMLYATSLVQHDLDITAFGHPYGYVPGTSIFVKSDEGLNELAKKIADKKDMSLSAGIIATGDQFICDNEKKAWIKKIFNASATEMEGASVALVCETLGVPFFILRAISDGAGDAAEFDFDKFLQDSASVSAKFILEMVENL
- a CDS encoding FKBP-type peptidyl-prolyl cis-trans isomerase, producing the protein MIVSKDQVITMFYELKDVNTGEILESNMQEGGQISFITGHGHIIEKLEKEVSKLKSGERATISVKAAEGCGEYNNEAIQSLPKEQFAGIDLHEGMELFGQNEDGSSVRVIVKEIKDDEVTVDFNHPYAGKDLLFNVEVLEVRDATEDEKATGMVAGAHTCGCGGHDHEHEHECCGGHGYGHEDGGCGCGGHGHHHH
- a CDS encoding tRNA 2-thiocytidine biosynthesis TtcA family protein, producing the protein MIELSKRLLRQVGQTNARYKMIEGGDKILLGLSGGKDSLALAHVLKHIQNVTPEKFEFKAVTLSYGMGEDYAYLTKHCNEHGIEHEVIDSSIFEISKEKIRKNSSFCSFFSRMRRGYLYTYALKHGFNKLAIAHHLDDAAESFFMNFTYNGALRTLAPKYTAKNGITVIRPFIFVRERQLRENAIKNELRVIGDEACPAMRFDVKMPHARYETKQLLATLEKENPKLFTSLKAAFENIHTDTFFALNSSSEE
- the fabD gene encoding ACP S-malonyltransferase produces the protein MKKFAFVFAGQGSQSIGMGKDFYENFSTAKLLLNDACNDTGIDYKELLFTQNDKLDKTEFTQPAIVLNSLMTYLAFSNFIKEKPEFSLGHSLGEFTALAVSGAFNFIDAIRLVNLRGKFMQEACVGKDAGMMVVLGLSDEVVEEICKKAREEGLQIYAANYNCDGQIVVAGVRADLASYEAKFKEAGAKRAMLLNMSVASHCPILEPASVRLASELESTLAAKFSPVVSNVNAKIYTDKSEALVLLKEQLIKPVCYKQSIKNHENDVDCFIELGAATLKGINKKITEKPTYSITDMASLEEVVKILEKR
- a CDS encoding tetratricopeptide repeat protein — its product is MNKKLIIVALIGATISITSGQEISAFDAGNMDSANPYGLTDNEKVTLNNKRSVQNIEENMNNVLEQLQGLQSLIESMSARMNKLEQRINDIETKVNGGISDSGVSLTSLKAYVDETRDIQDKNYKNITAALNKLGAIMDKNAAQPKQNANPKQQSKPTSNFSGKSDKDILADGIKLLNSGNSTEAAEYFEYLNKKGYKTGATNYYLGEVAYSQKSYSTAIQYYKKSIQNEDKADYTPKLLYHTAISFDKIGDTQSANRFYKALKVGYPDSKEAKASPNRN